A single Stutzerimonas stutzeri DNA region contains:
- a CDS encoding Cd(II)/Pb(II)-responsive transcriptional regulator, with protein sequence MMRIGALSKSAGVDVETIRYYERIGLMPAPVRGANGYRAYSPEQLAHLVFIRHCRALDIGLADIRRLLDFSNQPDARCGDINQLIDQQLQRVRTRLESLHALERQLKALRGCCAGDLPIQGCGILNELNSPQLDTPRAASDR encoded by the coding sequence ATGATGCGTATTGGCGCGCTGAGCAAATCGGCAGGCGTGGACGTCGAGACCATTCGCTATTACGAACGGATCGGGCTGATGCCCGCTCCGGTACGTGGTGCCAACGGCTACCGCGCCTATTCGCCCGAGCAACTGGCGCATCTGGTGTTCATCCGTCACTGTCGCGCATTGGACATCGGCCTGGCCGATATCCGCCGGCTACTGGATTTTTCCAACCAGCCGGATGCCCGCTGCGGCGATATCAACCAGCTGATCGACCAACAGCTCCAGCGCGTACGCACGCGGTTGGAAAGCCTGCACGCCCTGGAGCGCCAGTTGAAGGCACTGCGCGGTTGCTGCGCCGGGGACCTGCCGATACAGGGTTGCGGCATTCTCAACGAGCTCAACAGCCCACAACTGGACACGCCCCGGGCGGCTTCCGATCGCTAG
- a CDS encoding cation transporter: MSSRCCSSACSTPAVSPGFRKALWLALTINLAMFVVEIISGLKAGSVSLLADAIDFAGDAANYGITLTVLSMGLVWRSRAAMVKGVSMLAFGVFVLARAGWSIHAGVVPEALTMGAIGALALLANVTVALMLYAYREGDSNMRSVWLCSRNDALGNLAVMVAAAGVFGTGSGWPDFLVALIMAGLALSAGYSVVRQARREIRAPG, translated from the coding sequence ATGTCGTCGAGATGCTGTAGTTCGGCCTGTTCCACGCCAGCGGTCAGCCCAGGCTTTCGCAAGGCATTATGGCTTGCGCTGACCATCAATCTGGCGATGTTCGTCGTGGAGATCATCAGCGGACTGAAAGCAGGCTCGGTCTCGCTACTGGCCGATGCCATCGATTTTGCCGGCGATGCCGCGAACTACGGCATCACGCTGACCGTGCTCTCCATGGGGCTCGTCTGGCGTTCGCGGGCGGCCATGGTAAAAGGCGTGTCGATGCTTGCGTTCGGCGTTTTCGTCCTGGCGCGTGCGGGATGGTCCATCCATGCCGGCGTCGTGCCGGAAGCGCTGACCATGGGCGCCATCGGTGCGCTGGCGCTGCTGGCCAATGTCACCGTCGCGTTGATGCTCTATGCGTATCGCGAAGGCGATTCGAACATGCGTTCGGTCTGGTTGTGCAGCCGCAACGATGCACTGGGCAATCTCGCGGTGATGGTCGCCGCGGCGGGGGTGTTCGGTACGGGCTCCGGCTGGCCGGACTTCCTCGTGGCGCTGATCATGGCGGGCCTGGCACTGTCTGCCGGCTATTCGGTGGTGCGTCAGGCGCGGCGGGAGATACGCGCGCCGGGCTAG
- a CDS encoding SDR family oxidoreductase, which produces MTDREQTVVICGGTAGVGRATAHAFAQAGYRVAVIARGEQGLADTRSELQALGATVLAIAADVADAQAIDEAADRIEAELGPIEIWVNAAMATVFGPANTISAAEFKRVTEVTYLGFVHGTLAALRHMQARNRGTIVQVGSALAYRAIPLQSAYCAAKFAIRGFTDSLRCELIHANSRVRLTMVQLPAHNTPQFDWSRNKMQYRPQPVPPIHTPAVAARAIVRAATDAPRELWLGRASFQAIIGNMFMPGLLDRMMAKQAWSGQLTDEPVSNGQPDNLFQPVEGLHRIEGRFGDRTQNKALGLSAATVGKLAAAGLALAAVLVIVLVATIAG; this is translated from the coding sequence ATGACCGACCGCGAACAGACTGTCGTGATCTGCGGCGGGACCGCAGGCGTGGGACGCGCAACGGCGCATGCCTTCGCCCAGGCGGGCTACCGTGTCGCCGTGATCGCACGTGGCGAGCAAGGCCTGGCCGACACCCGCAGCGAATTGCAAGCCCTTGGCGCGACCGTTCTGGCGATCGCGGCGGATGTCGCTGACGCGCAGGCGATCGATGAGGCGGCGGACCGGATCGAGGCGGAACTGGGCCCCATCGAGATTTGGGTGAACGCGGCGATGGCCACGGTGTTCGGCCCGGCGAACACGATCAGCGCGGCGGAATTCAAGCGCGTGACGGAGGTGACCTACCTGGGTTTCGTTCACGGTACGCTGGCGGCCCTGCGTCACATGCAGGCGCGCAACCGTGGCACCATCGTCCAGGTGGGTTCGGCACTGGCCTATCGGGCCATTCCGCTGCAATCGGCCTATTGCGCGGCCAAGTTCGCCATCAGGGGGTTTACCGACTCGCTGCGCTGCGAACTGATCCATGCCAACAGCCGCGTGCGGCTGACCATGGTCCAGTTGCCCGCGCACAACACGCCGCAGTTCGACTGGTCACGCAACAAGATGCAGTACCGCCCACAACCCGTCCCGCCGATCCATACGCCCGCGGTGGCCGCACGCGCCATTGTCCGCGCCGCGACCGATGCGCCACGGGAACTATGGCTCGGGCGCGCCTCGTTCCAGGCCATTATCGGCAATATGTTCATGCCCGGCCTGCTCGATCGGATGATGGCCAAGCAGGCATGGAGCGGGCAGTTGACGGATGAGCCGGTCAGTAATGGGCAGCCGGACAACCTGTTCCAGCCGGTTGAAGGATTGCACCGGATCGAAGGTCGTTTCGGCGATCGGACGCAGAACAAGGCGCTGGGGCTGAGCGCCGCGACGGTGGGCAAACTGGCCGCTGCGGGACTGGCGCTGGCGGCCGTTCTGGTCATCGTGCTGGTAGCGACCATAGCTGGTTGA
- a CDS encoding ATP-dependent zinc protease, translated as MLRSTKNVLLNIIGAAVLLPGAATVALADSPQVLGWVEQGLILPERVAVKFKLDTGALTSSMHAENIDRFEKDGDDWVRFTLELEDIETEEKIEKRLEREVVRDIKVRGAGGAEERPVVLMKVCLGNRVYEEQFSLNDRDKMNYPVLVGRRTLENVGLVDSSKTFTVEPDCPE; from the coding sequence ATGCTCCGCTCCACAAAAAACGTCCTGCTCAACATCATCGGGGCCGCAGTGCTGCTACCCGGCGCGGCGACCGTGGCCCTGGCCGATTCGCCCCAGGTGCTCGGCTGGGTCGAACAAGGCCTGATTCTCCCGGAGCGGGTCGCGGTCAAGTTCAAGCTCGACACCGGCGCGCTGACCTCATCCATGCATGCCGAAAATATCGACCGCTTCGAAAAGGACGGCGATGACTGGGTGCGCTTCACCCTCGAGCTGGAAGACATCGAGACCGAGGAAAAAATCGAAAAGCGTCTGGAGCGAGAGGTCGTTCGGGACATCAAGGTCAGGGGCGCCGGTGGCGCAGAGGAGCGCCCCGTGGTGCTGATGAAAGTCTGCCTGGGCAACCGGGTCTATGAGGAACAGTTCTCGCTGAACGATCGCGACAAGATGAATTATCCGGTACTTGTCGGCAGGCGCACGCTGGAAAACGTCGGACTGGTGGACTCGTCCAAGACCTTCACCGTCGAACCGGATTGCCCCGAATAG
- a CDS encoding manganese catalase family protein: MFVHNKRLQYTVRVAGPNPGLANLMLEQFGGPQGELAAAMRYFTQGVSEDDPGRKDMLMDIATEELSHLEVIGSIVGMLNKGAKGDLAEGVEKEADLYRSLTGGGNDSHITSLLYGGGPPLTNSGGIPWTAAYIDTIGEPTADLRSNIAAEARAKIVYERLINLTDDPGIKDALKFLMTREIAHQKSFEKALHAIQPNFPQGKLPGEPQFANVYYNLSQGEGDLRGPWNQGPEWEFVEAPQPAVDGGDGMPSVELSKDQQKVVQQMAVRTQSDVSIDPMTGADLGSGEAVRKGKG; the protein is encoded by the coding sequence ATGTTCGTCCACAATAAACGGCTTCAATACACCGTGCGTGTGGCCGGTCCGAATCCCGGACTGGCCAACCTGATGCTCGAGCAGTTCGGCGGCCCGCAAGGCGAGCTTGCCGCCGCCATGCGTTATTTCACCCAGGGCGTGTCCGAGGATGACCCAGGCCGCAAGGACATGCTGATGGACATCGCGACCGAAGAGCTCAGCCACCTCGAGGTGATTGGCTCCATCGTCGGCATGCTCAACAAGGGCGCCAAAGGGGACCTCGCGGAAGGCGTCGAGAAGGAAGCTGATCTGTATCGTTCGCTGACCGGCGGCGGTAATGATTCGCACATCACCTCGTTGCTGTACGGGGGTGGCCCGCCACTGACCAACTCCGGCGGTATTCCCTGGACGGCGGCCTACATCGACACCATCGGCGAGCCGACCGCGGACCTGCGTTCCAACATCGCTGCCGAGGCGCGGGCCAAGATCGTCTACGAACGCCTGATCAACCTGACGGACGACCCGGGGATCAAGGATGCGCTGAAGTTCCTCATGACCCGCGAGATCGCACACCAGAAATCGTTCGAGAAGGCATTGCACGCGATTCAACCCAACTTCCCTCAAGGCAAGCTGCCGGGTGAACCGCAATTTGCCAACGTCTACTACAACCTGTCGCAAGGTGAAGGCGATCTACGCGGCCCCTGGAATCAGGGACCGGAGTGGGAGTTCGTCGAAGCCCCGCAACCGGCGGTGGATGGGGGGGATGGCATGCCTTCGGTCGAGTTGAGCAAGGATCAGCAGAAGGTGGTGCAGCAGATGGCGGTACGGACCCAGTCCGATGTCTCCATCGATCCCATGACCGGCGCCGATCTCGGCTCCGGCGAAGCGGTGCGCAAAGGCAAGGGCTAA
- a CDS encoding helix-turn-helix transcriptional regulator, which produces MRIIRLKEVIDSTGLSRSTLYKYIGEGTFPKPVSLGDRCVGWVDSEVHDWILAKIEERDLAEGASARPIGHLSMAS; this is translated from the coding sequence ATGCGAATCATCCGTCTGAAAGAAGTCATCGACTCGACCGGCCTGTCTCGGTCGACCCTGTACAAGTACATCGGCGAAGGCACCTTCCCGAAGCCTGTATCGTTGGGCGACCGCTGCGTCGGCTGGGTCGATAGCGAGGTGCACGACTGGATCCTGGCCAAGATCGAGGAGCGCGATCTGGCTGAGGGAGCCTCCGCACGCCCCATCGGCCATCTGAGCATGGCCAGCTAG
- a CDS encoding inovirus-type Gp2 protein encodes MNNRKHNTHLSQSDIALQIESLVQAIERSDTPAYRITHKRSGYEQVEQTRLSRYFTNVQQMYNLFDDRVPYDYSEHLLAFREACDDIGLQRSPNGPICMSETGTYWLSHQQSMNVLTERIRELTRQQRYRRRPGDRRELAKQQAREMEAYTDAVMSLYSRTTVIRLDLYYRPEAQARLRVERVFDHLDDLIYEHSRHLTFEHLIGYTYSVEQGDRNDGRGYHIHAAYFFNGNQVCRDVWKAIEISELWEAVTRGQGYAHSCNHDKDQYGDKLGIGQIQRDDQSRRPHTHYAMKYLVKDDQHLRLKPAGARCLRKGALSRARRG; translated from the coding sequence ATGAACAACCGCAAGCACAACACCCACCTCTCACAGTCCGACATAGCCCTGCAGATCGAATCACTCGTCCAGGCTATCGAGCGCAGCGATACACCCGCATATCGGATCACGCACAAACGTTCAGGCTATGAGCAGGTCGAGCAGACCAGGCTCTCCCGATACTTCACCAACGTCCAGCAGATGTACAACCTGTTCGATGATCGTGTGCCATACGACTACAGCGAGCACCTGTTAGCGTTCCGGGAGGCCTGTGACGACATCGGCCTTCAGCGCTCACCCAATGGCCCTATTTGCATGAGTGAGACGGGTACCTACTGGCTAAGTCATCAGCAGAGCATGAACGTCCTGACCGAGCGGATCCGTGAGTTGACTCGTCAGCAACGTTATCGACGCAGGCCAGGGGATCGACGAGAGCTGGCCAAGCAGCAGGCGAGGGAAATGGAGGCGTACACGGATGCTGTGATGAGCCTGTACTCCCGCACAACGGTCATCAGACTGGATCTGTATTACCGACCTGAAGCTCAGGCCAGACTTCGAGTCGAGCGAGTCTTTGATCACCTGGATGATCTGATCTACGAGCACAGCCGTCACCTGACTTTCGAGCACCTGATCGGCTACACGTACTCAGTGGAGCAAGGGGATCGGAATGATGGTAGGGGATACCACATCCATGCAGCCTACTTCTTCAATGGCAACCAGGTGTGCCGGGATGTCTGGAAGGCGATTGAGATCAGCGAGCTGTGGGAGGCGGTCACTCGTGGTCAGGGCTATGCCCATAGCTGCAATCACGACAAGGATCAGTACGGCGACAAGCTAGGCATTGGCCAGATCCAGAGGGACGATCAGTCGAGACGGCCCCATACGCACTACGCCATGAAATACCTAGTCAAGGACGATCAGCACCTGCGCTTGAAGCCTGCAGGGGCGCGTTGCCTGCGTAAGGGGGCTCTGAGCCGTGCTCGTCGCGGATAA
- a CDS encoding DNA methyltransferase: MSINQTQLYDTLQSLTQREDAQAEFIYGFLDAYGFAKSTITQVRNGGARNVAKVAGDVALKGQLYFRAIPAGENVHEAAESLKDSDVIKAQKIRFVIVTNFNDLVAYDVKADERMETPFTDLHQQYTFFLPLAGLEKSYTHSESVADVKAAEKMGRLFDLIRERNQISTAEEVHALNVFLTRLLFCFFAEDTGIFAKNQFTDAIKSTTREDGEDLAEFLGKLFAVLNESDNSSLRQSLPKHLSDFPYVNGGLFEKETPIPVFGAKSRRLLLECSTLDWSQINPDIFGSMFQAVIDEDQRGTLGQHYTSVSNIMKVIKPLFLDKLYAELERSRGSEKKLQALLERVSSIKVFDPACGSGNFLIIAYKELRRFEMEVFRALNAVSKQNVIFMTGIQLSQFYGIEIDDFAHEIALLSLWLAEHQMHQEFQVAFGHAEPMLPLKASGNIVHGNSLTMSWESICPRFGENKSPAEVYICGNPPFVGKKDRTSAQSDDLERILGGVKGFKCLDYVSCWFYKAAEFVCGTICECSFVATNSIAQGEQVGVLWPSIKDIGVSISFAYRPFVWKNSAKSNAGVHVVVIGLSSSRKEFKIFDESSGELMESKAKNINPYLLDSDCGPVLSRSAALCDVSMIMDGNNYTKSSGLIMDSSEKDELIRLEPKSAKWIRRFVGADEFLKSKDRWCLWLRDARIEEILDMPLVKDRVDSVRQERLLSDKKETREKASLVPHLFPEIRQPRDGQYLIVPRVTSERRVYAPIGYMDASVITSNQVLMIPEAGLFEFGVLSSETHMDWLRVVGGRLESRYRYSASLVYNTFPWPEVTDAQRREIELLAEDVLMARENYPDKSLANLYDPELMPDDLKAAHKALDAAVEHLYRARPFRDAFERLEHLFARYEKLIEQENQQKAAEAAAKKLRKPRAAKTVTAEQL; encoded by the coding sequence ATGTCGATCAACCAAACTCAGCTCTACGACACCCTTCAATCTCTTACCCAGCGTGAGGATGCCCAGGCCGAGTTCATTTATGGCTTCCTGGATGCCTATGGCTTTGCCAAGAGCACCATCACCCAGGTCAGGAACGGCGGTGCTCGCAACGTGGCTAAGGTCGCGGGTGATGTGGCGCTGAAAGGCCAGCTCTATTTCCGTGCGATTCCGGCGGGCGAAAATGTTCATGAGGCGGCGGAAAGCCTGAAGGACAGCGATGTCATCAAGGCCCAGAAGATCCGCTTCGTCATCGTTACCAACTTCAATGATCTGGTGGCCTATGACGTGAAGGCTGATGAGCGCATGGAAACGCCGTTCACCGACCTGCATCAGCAGTACACCTTCTTCCTGCCGCTGGCCGGCCTCGAGAAAAGCTATACCCATTCGGAAAGCGTGGCAGACGTAAAGGCTGCTGAGAAAATGGGGCGGCTGTTCGATCTGATTCGTGAGCGTAACCAAATCAGCACTGCTGAAGAGGTTCATGCGCTCAACGTGTTCCTGACCCGGCTACTGTTCTGTTTCTTTGCTGAAGATACGGGGATCTTCGCCAAGAACCAGTTCACAGATGCGATTAAGTCGACGACCCGCGAGGATGGCGAGGATCTGGCTGAGTTCTTGGGCAAGCTGTTTGCTGTGCTCAACGAGTCGGACAACAGCAGCCTGCGGCAGTCACTGCCGAAGCACCTGAGCGACTTCCCGTATGTGAACGGCGGCCTGTTCGAGAAGGAAACGCCGATCCCGGTGTTTGGGGCCAAGTCGCGCCGTCTGTTGCTGGAATGCAGCACCCTGGACTGGTCGCAGATCAACCCCGACATCTTCGGCTCGATGTTCCAGGCGGTGATCGATGAGGATCAGCGCGGCACGCTGGGGCAGCACTACACCTCCGTGAGCAACATCATGAAGGTCATCAAGCCGCTGTTCCTCGACAAGCTTTATGCCGAGTTGGAACGCTCCCGTGGCAGTGAGAAGAAGCTCCAGGCCCTGCTGGAGCGGGTGTCGTCCATCAAGGTATTCGACCCTGCCTGCGGCTCTGGCAACTTCTTGATCATCGCTTACAAGGAGCTGCGCCGCTTCGAGATGGAGGTGTTCCGTGCGCTGAACGCCGTCAGCAAGCAGAACGTCATCTTCATGACGGGTATCCAGCTGTCTCAGTTCTACGGCATCGAGATTGACGATTTCGCGCATGAGATTGCCCTGCTGTCTCTTTGGCTGGCCGAGCACCAGATGCACCAGGAGTTCCAGGTGGCGTTCGGGCATGCCGAGCCGATGCTGCCGCTGAAAGCGAGTGGGAATATCGTGCATGGAAATAGCTTGACCATGAGTTGGGAATCGATATGTCCGCGGTTTGGTGAAAATAAATCTCCGGCTGAGGTTTATATATGTGGAAATCCTCCATTTGTTGGTAAGAAGGACAGGACAAGCGCTCAGTCTGATGATCTTGAGAGAATTCTTGGTGGGGTTAAAGGCTTTAAGTGCCTTGATTATGTTTCGTGCTGGTTTTATAAGGCCGCTGAGTTTGTCTGCGGAACGATTTGTGAGTGCTCTTTTGTTGCAACAAACTCTATTGCTCAGGGTGAGCAGGTGGGGGTTTTGTGGCCATCGATAAAAGATATTGGGGTTTCTATATCTTTTGCGTACAGACCATTTGTTTGGAAGAATAGCGCAAAGTCAAACGCTGGCGTCCATGTCGTTGTAATTGGACTCTCTTCCTCAAGAAAAGAATTCAAGATATTTGATGAGTCTTCTGGTGAATTAATGGAGTCGAAGGCGAAAAACATAAATCCTTACCTCCTTGACTCTGATTGCGGACCTGTACTGTCTAGATCTGCTGCGCTGTGCGATGTCAGTATGATTATGGATGGTAATAACTATACAAAGAGCAGCGGACTTATAATGGATAGCTCTGAGAAGGATGAGCTTATTCGGCTGGAGCCAAAATCTGCCAAGTGGATTAGGAGGTTTGTTGGTGCTGATGAGTTTTTGAAATCGAAGGATCGATGGTGCCTTTGGCTGAGAGATGCGAGAATTGAAGAAATTCTTGATATGCCGCTAGTTAAAGATAGAGTTGATTCCGTAAGGCAAGAGCGACTCCTCAGCGATAAGAAAGAGACTCGCGAGAAAGCATCGTTGGTGCCACATCTTTTCCCTGAGATTAGGCAGCCTAGAGATGGGCAATACCTTATTGTTCCTAGGGTTACGTCTGAGCGAAGAGTTTATGCCCCTATTGGGTATATGGACGCATCGGTAATCACCAGCAATCAAGTTTTGATGATTCCGGAAGCTGGCCTCTTTGAGTTCGGAGTGCTTTCATCAGAGACTCATATGGATTGGCTGAGGGTGGTTGGTGGACGGCTTGAGAGCCGTTACCGTTACTCAGCCTCTCTGGTTTACAACACCTTTCCTTGGCCAGAAGTAACCGATGCCCAGCGCAGGGAGATCGAGTTACTTGCAGAAGATGTGCTGATGGCCCGCGAAAACTACCCCGATAAGTCACTTGCTAATCTGTATGACCCGGAATTAATGCCCGATGATCTTAAGGCTGCGCACAAGGCGCTCGATGCTGCCGTTGAGCATCTCTACCGTGCTCGGCCGTTCCGTGATGCTTTTGAGCGGCTAGAGCATCTGTTCGCACGCTATGAGAAGCTGATCGAGCAGGAGAATCAGCAGAAGGCTGCTGAGGCTGCTGCCAAGAAGCTTCGTAAACCGCGCGCAGCCAAGACGGTCACCGCTGAACAACTTTGA
- a CDS encoding DEAD/DEAH box helicase yields MVDLLKVEYAQTGKSATLNEMGMREMQARAFASRNSQYLLLKAPPASGKSRALMFLGLDKLINQGLRKVIVAVPEMSIGASFRDTALTKDGFFADWSVLPHNNLCVPGGEPGKVQAFKRFMDNPAEQTLVCTHATLRFAFEQLTPADFNDTLIAIDEFHHVSVDGENRLGALLDAVMKESSAHIVAMTGSYFRGDTVPILLPEDEVKFDKVTYTYYEQLNGYRYLKSLGLGYHFYQGRYIDALKDVLDTRKKTIIHIPNVNSGESTKDKHGEVDHILDVMGAVLKQDPNTGIITVRRSDGSLMRVANLVDDGPIRASVVEYLRGVTSGDDLDAVIALGMAKEGFDWPWCEHVLTIGYRASMTEVVQIIGRATRDSPGKTHAQFTNLIAQPDAEDEDVKVSVNNMLKAITLSLLMEQVLAPTVNFKPRSQLKDGEVVEPGTIIINDVTAPVSDKVIKILNGDSDDIVAALLQKPKVGESLIGGVEPEVINEVELPKIIETKYPDLTPDEIEQVRVGVLTKAMIGSSGGLFDEKDLPPGAVIIGEEDASGSNAGGVGIQLEDSDGGAGQKLPLPPPKSPEGSRQFVKMGDRFINIDNVTIDLIDQVNPFHGAYEILSKSVTPAMLKTIQDVVAGARITMTDEEAVILWPRIVKFRQEKGREPSLTSNDPIEARYAEGLEYLKRRKREKLQQQAQEV; encoded by the coding sequence ATGGTTGATTTGCTGAAGGTTGAGTACGCCCAGACGGGCAAGAGTGCGACGCTGAATGAGATGGGGATGCGCGAGATGCAGGCCAGGGCCTTCGCCTCCCGTAACAGTCAGTACCTGCTGCTCAAGGCACCACCGGCCAGCGGGAAATCGCGGGCCTTGATGTTCCTGGGCCTCGACAAGCTGATCAACCAAGGGCTTCGCAAGGTGATCGTAGCGGTGCCGGAGATGTCCATCGGCGCCTCATTCCGGGATACCGCGCTGACCAAGGATGGTTTCTTTGCTGACTGGTCAGTGTTGCCGCACAACAACCTGTGCGTGCCAGGCGGTGAGCCTGGCAAGGTGCAGGCATTCAAGCGATTCATGGATAACCCTGCTGAGCAAACGCTGGTGTGCACCCACGCGACTCTGCGCTTTGCCTTCGAGCAGCTTACCCCTGCCGACTTCAATGACACGCTGATCGCCATTGACGAGTTCCACCACGTTTCGGTCGACGGCGAAAACCGCCTCGGTGCGCTGCTGGATGCCGTGATGAAGGAGTCCAGTGCTCACATCGTAGCGATGACCGGCTCCTACTTCCGCGGTGACACAGTGCCGATTCTGTTGCCGGAGGACGAGGTAAAGTTCGATAAGGTGACCTACACCTACTACGAACAGCTGAATGGCTACCGCTACCTGAAGTCGCTAGGCCTTGGCTACCACTTCTACCAGGGGCGCTACATCGATGCTCTGAAGGATGTTCTGGATACCCGTAAAAAGACCATCATTCACATCCCGAACGTCAACAGTGGTGAGTCCACCAAGGACAAGCACGGGGAAGTTGACCACATCCTTGATGTGATGGGGGCCGTGCTCAAACAAGATCCAAACACCGGAATCATCACTGTTCGCCGCTCTGATGGCTCGCTCATGAGAGTGGCCAATCTGGTTGATGATGGCCCGATTCGTGCCTCGGTCGTGGAGTACCTGCGGGGCGTCACATCTGGCGATGATCTCGATGCTGTGATTGCGTTGGGCATGGCTAAGGAAGGCTTCGACTGGCCCTGGTGTGAGCATGTCCTGACCATCGGCTATAGGGCCTCGATGACCGAGGTGGTGCAAATCATCGGTCGTGCCACGCGTGATTCTCCGGGCAAAACCCACGCGCAGTTCACCAACCTGATCGCCCAGCCGGACGCCGAAGATGAAGACGTGAAAGTGTCGGTGAACAACATGCTCAAGGCGATCACCCTGTCCTTGCTGATGGAGCAGGTTCTGGCACCGACCGTGAACTTCAAGCCGCGCTCGCAGCTCAAGGATGGCGAAGTTGTTGAACCCGGCACGATCATCATCAACGACGTTACCGCCCCGGTGTCCGATAAGGTCATCAAGATTCTTAATGGGGACAGTGATGACATCGTCGCCGCTTTGCTTCAGAAGCCCAAGGTTGGCGAGTCACTGATTGGTGGTGTCGAGCCCGAGGTAATCAACGAGGTTGAGCTGCCGAAGATCATCGAAACGAAGTACCCCGACCTGACCCCGGATGAGATTGAGCAGGTCCGGGTTGGCGTGCTGACCAAGGCCATGATTGGTAGCTCAGGTGGACTGTTCGATGAAAAAGATCTGCCGCCTGGGGCGGTGATCATTGGGGAGGAGGATGCTTCTGGCAGCAATGCGGGTGGTGTAGGTATCCAGCTGGAAGACTCTGATGGGGGCGCAGGCCAGAAACTGCCTCTTCCGCCGCCCAAGTCCCCAGAAGGCAGCCGCCAATTTGTGAAAATGGGCGACAGGTTCATCAATATCGATAATGTCACCATCGACCTGATTGACCAGGTTAACCCGTTCCATGGAGCTTACGAGATCCTGTCTAAGTCCGTTACGCCGGCGATGCTGAAGACCATTCAGGATGTGGTAGCGGGCGCTCGAATCACCATGACTGACGAGGAGGCGGTGATTCTCTGGCCACGTATTGTGAAGTTCCGCCAGGAGAAAGGTCGGGAGCCTTCTTTGACCTCGAATGATCCTATTGAGGCGCGCTATGCCGAAGGGTTGGAGTATCTCAAGAGGCGTAAGCGCGAGAAGCTTCAGCAGCAGGCTCAGGAAGTGTGA